The DNA window GGACATCGTCTTCTCGCTCGACAGCGTCATCACCGCCGTCGGCATGTCCGACCATCTGCCGGTGATGGTCGCGGCCGTCGTCATCGCCATGGCGGTGATGCTGTTCGCCTCCGGCCCGGTCGGCGACTTCGTCAACCGTCACGTCACGGTGAAGATGCTGGCGCTGTCCTTCCTGCTGCTGGTCGGCGTGGCGCTGGTGGCCGACGGCCTGGGCTTCCACATCCCCAAGGGCTACCTGTACTTCGCCATCGCCTTCTCCACCCTGGTGGAGGCGCTGAACCTGCTGGCCAAGCGCAAGGCGACCCCCAGGCATTGAGAGTGCATGGGGGACAAGGGGGCGCCCGCCGGGACGCCCCCCTTTTTTCGTCACGCCCCCATCACGCTTCGGCGCGTTCGGCCATCATGTGCTCGTAGGCGACCTTGAACAGGTCGCGGATCGACACGATGCCGACCGCGCGCTTGCCCTGGGTGATGGGCAGGTGGCGGTAATGCTTGTCGTGCATCAGCTTCAGCGCATCGACCGCGTCGGCGTCGGGCGGCAGGCTGTCGGGGTTGCGGGTCATCACCGCCCCCACCTCCACCGCCGACGGGTCGAGGTCCTTCGACAGCACCTTGTTGTTCAGGTCGCGCTCGGTGACGATGCCGATCAGCGCCCCATGATCCACCACCAGCACCGCGCCGATGTTCTTGTCGGCCATCATCTTCGACACGGTGGCGACGGAGGTATCCTCCGGCACCAGGATCAGTTCCTGCGCCTTCACGACGTCCGGAACCAGCTTGCGTTTCATCGAATCCCCCGGGGTCTGGTTGTTGTGGGCCAGACTGTAGCCAATGCGGACGATCCGGGAGAACAACGGCATTGCTGCGGGTGCGGCGCCGATTGTCGCAGGCAAACCTTACGAATACTTACGAATTATTGTGTCAGGCGTTGGGAGAGGCCAGCGCCGGCCCTGCCGACGACCGGCGCCCGGCGATCGCCATGCCGACCGCCAGCAGCAGCGCGCCGAGAAGAACGGCGGCGGCGGCCCCCAGCAGCGCGGCGTTGAAGCTGCCGGTGTGCGTCACCACCAGCCCGGCCGGCAGCGGCCCGATGATCTGGCCCAGCCCATAGGCGGCGGTCAGCGCCCCCACCACCTTGGCCGATGCGCCGGCCGACAGCTGCCGTCCCAGCGCGAAGGCCTGCGACACGATGCCGACGAAGGTGCCGCCGAACAGCAGGGCGGAAATGACGGCGACCGTCGGCGAACCGGTCATCGGCAGCAGGATGGTGACGGCCTGCGTCAGGTGCGCCAGGATCAGCGACCACCAGCTGCCGGTCCGCCGGGCGACCGCGGCCCAGAACACCCCGGCGCCGATCGCCCCCAGCCCGGCCACCATCCAGGCGGCCTCGCCCACCGCGGCGGTGCCGGGATCGGTCTTCAGGATCGACACCAGGAAGGTGGCCGACACGATATAGCCGCCGCCCTCCAGGAAATAGGCCAGCGTCAGCAGCAGAAGCGGCGCCGACAGCCCGCCCGCCCACGCCGCGGCGGCGTTCCCCGCCGTCCCGGCCGCGGCGGCTTGCGGCTGCGGCGCCGGATCGCTCACCCAGAGGCCGGGCAGCAGCCCCAGCACCGCGCAGATCGCCCCCAGCACCAGCCAGTCGCCGGCCCAGCCCAGCCGCCCGCCGAACAGCGCCACGAACAGCCCGGACGAGGCGATGCCGAGCCCGACCCCGGTGTAGAGCCAGCCGGCGAAGCGTTCCCCACCCTGGCGTGCCAGCGTGTCCAGCACCATGGCCACGCCCAGGATGAAGATGCCCGCGCTCGACACCCCCGACAGGAAGCGCAGGACCAGCCAGACGGGCATCGCCTGTCCGGCATCGCCCAGGTCGAGCCCCATCGCCGCGGTGGTAACGATGCTGAGCAGCAGCGACAGCCGGAACACGGCGGTGCGCGTGGCGCCGTGCGGCACGAGCCCCATCCCCAGCGCGCCGACGAAATATCCCAGATAGTTCAGCGAGGCGAGCAGCCCGGCGCCGTCGGCCCCCAGCCCGGTGGCCGCCTGCATCGCCGGCAGGATCGGGGTGAAGGCGAAGCGCGCAACCCCCATCGCGATGGCAAGCCCGATGACGCCGCCGACCAGCACCCGAACCATGATCCACGCCCTCTCGGTTTTCGGCCGGCTCATTTGGAAGAAAAGGTTCGGCTGGCCGATTGATTCGATCATCCATCATGGCTGCGGCCCCACCCTCATTTCCAATGAATTGTTCTGATGCTAAGCTCCACTTCCAGTGATGGGTGCCATGCGTTGAACTGGGGCGTGGCGGCAGTGGGCAGGAGGCGTCGCGATGGATCTCGCCGGTTTGCGGGTGGTGAAGGCAGTGGCCGATACCGGCAGCGTCAGCCGGGCTGCCGAGGCGCTGAACTGCGTGCAGTCCAACGTCACCGCGCGGGTCAAGCGGCTGGAGGAGGATTTGGGCGTCGACCTGTTCCTGCGCCTCAGCCGCGGGATGGAGCCGACGCCGGCCGGACGCGTGCTGGCCGGCTATGCCGACCGGGTGCTGCGGCTGGTCGCCCAGGCCCGCGACGCGGTGGCGGAGGCCGCCGGGCGCGGCGGGCGGCTGGCGGTGGGCAGCATGGAATCGACCGCCGCGGTGCGGCTGCCGCCGATCCTGGCCCGCTTCCACCGCGACCATCCCGATGTGGAGCTGACCATCGCCCCCGGCCCGACCGAGACCCTGCTGGCCGAGGTTCTGGCCGGGCGGCTGGACGGCGCCTTCGTCGGCGGCGCGGTGGAACATCCCGACCTGACCGCCCGGCGCATCTTCGACGAGGATCTGGTGCTGGCCGAACCCGCCGCCGGCCTGACCACCGACAGCGCGCGCCGCACCCTGATCGTCTTCGGCCGCGCCTGCGCCTAT is part of the Azospirillum lipoferum 4B genome and encodes:
- a CDS encoding LysR family transcriptional regulator, translated to MDLAGLRVVKAVADTGSVSRAAEALNCVQSNVTARVKRLEEDLGVDLFLRLSRGMEPTPAGRVLAGYADRVLRLVAQARDAVAEAAGRGGRLAVGSMESTAAVRLPPILARFHRDHPDVELTIAPGPTETLLAEVLAGRLDGAFVGGAVEHPDLTARRIFDEDLVLAEPAAGLTTDSARRTLIVFGRACAYRGRAEMAMREAGRVPFRVMEFGALDAILGCVGAGMGVTVMPRSVVERDPWRELLAARPLPDALARMPTQFVRRADSIETGSLRAFLAAVSDDAPAKAATGSPTSHAGLNGLSAAC
- a CDS encoding CBS domain-containing protein; translated protein: MKRKLVPDVVKAQELILVPEDTSVATVSKMMADKNIGAVLVVDHGALIGIVTERDLNNKVLSKDLDPSAVEVGAVMTRNPDSLPPDADAVDALKLMHDKHYRHLPITQGKRAVGIVSIRDLFKVAYEHMMAERAEA
- a CDS encoding YbfB/YjiJ family MFS transporter; amino-acid sequence: MVRVLVGGVIGLAIAMGVARFAFTPILPAMQAATGLGADGAGLLASLNYLGYFVGALGMGLVPHGATRTAVFRLSLLLSIVTTAAMGLDLGDAGQAMPVWLVLRFLSGVSSAGIFILGVAMVLDTLARQGGERFAGWLYTGVGLGIASSGLFVALFGGRLGWAGDWLVLGAICAVLGLLPGLWVSDPAPQPQAAAAGTAGNAAAAWAGGLSAPLLLLTLAYFLEGGGYIVSATFLVSILKTDPGTAAVGEAAWMVAGLGAIGAGVFWAAVARRTGSWWSLILAHLTQAVTILLPMTGSPTVAVISALLFGGTFVGIVSQAFALGRQLSAGASAKVVGALTAAYGLGQIIGPLPAGLVVTHTGSFNAALLGAAAAVLLGALLLAVGMAIAGRRSSAGPALASPNA